A genomic stretch from Algoriphagus halophilus includes:
- a CDS encoding ATP-grasp domain-containing protein: MIAIVSYVSIGSYDSNTVDEDKILSSILTELKMQHEIVPWSDKQVDWSKYETLLIKSTWDYFDYYPEFLNWINHVKKLNIKVLNNLDTILWNSTKGYLAEIKEKGFPVISGFTLKKGTKISFDEIHKSLGTGDWVVKPMVSGGAKNTMKIPSSQWDKFEGKIQQLAQDEDFLIQPYVKEVAEVGEYSLLFFNGEFSHAVLKTPASGDFRVQHYFGGAIKSITPSGNMRKAAKTLVDQFASDSLYARVDGVEINGAFYLMELELIEPYLFLDSNPSAIPNYKKALIQRLG, translated from the coding sequence ATGATCGCGATTGTTAGTTACGTCTCCATTGGTTCTTATGATTCCAATACAGTTGATGAGGATAAAATCCTTTCCTCTATTTTAACTGAGTTGAAAATGCAACATGAGATCGTTCCTTGGTCTGATAAACAAGTAGATTGGAGTAAATATGAAACACTTTTAATCAAATCCACCTGGGATTATTTTGATTATTATCCTGAATTTTTGAATTGGATAAATCATGTCAAAAAACTGAATATCAAAGTATTAAATAATCTGGATACTATTTTATGGAATTCTACCAAAGGTTATTTAGCAGAGATAAAGGAGAAAGGGTTTCCTGTCATTTCAGGATTTACTTTAAAAAAAGGAACGAAGATTTCATTTGATGAGATTCATAAATCTTTAGGAACAGGAGATTGGGTAGTCAAACCTATGGTAAGTGGGGGAGCAAAAAACACCATGAAAATTCCTAGTTCTCAATGGGATAAGTTTGAAGGAAAAATCCAACAATTAGCCCAAGATGAGGATTTCTTGATTCAACCCTATGTCAAGGAAGTGGCAGAAGTGGGAGAGTATTCTTTGTTGTTTTTTAATGGGGAGTTTTCACATGCTGTACTGAAAACTCCAGCTTCCGGAGATTTTCGGGTCCAACATTATTTTGGAGGAGCAATAAAATCAATCACACCAAGTGGCAACATGAGAAAGGCAGCAAAGACCTTGGTAGATCAATTTGCATCAGATAGTCTCTACGCAAGGGTGGATGGAGTAGAAATCAATGGAGCGTTTTATTTAATGGAGCTTGAATTGATTGAACCGTATTTGTTTTTGGATTCCAATCCTTCCGCCATTCCAAACTATAAAAAGGCCTTGATCCAAAGGTTGGGTTAA
- a CDS encoding polyprenol monophosphomannose synthase, with amino-acid sequence MHRKLVIIPTYNEIENIQEMIHSIMGLEGDFELLIIDDGSPDGTAKVVKINQINYPKRLHLIERKGKLGLGTAYLKGFEWALSNDFDFIFEMDCDFSHNPYDLIRLYLACQNREFDMAIGSRYITGVNVVNWPIGRVLMSYFASVYVKFITGLPIKDATAGFKCYHRSVLEGINLKEVKFIGYAFQIEMKFTAWKLGFKLIEVPIIFTDRTKGTSKMSSGIFKEAVFGVIWMKIKSIFSPYRLNQSESI; translated from the coding sequence ATGCACCGGAAGCTAGTAATTATCCCAACCTATAATGAGATTGAAAATATCCAGGAAATGATCCATTCTATCATGGGTCTGGAAGGGGATTTTGAGTTATTGATTATTGATGATGGCTCACCTGATGGTACAGCCAAAGTGGTTAAAATCAACCAAATCAATTACCCAAAAAGATTACACCTGATCGAGAGAAAGGGGAAATTAGGCTTAGGTACAGCTTATTTGAAAGGTTTCGAATGGGCACTTTCCAATGATTTCGATTTTATTTTTGAGATGGATTGTGATTTTTCACATAATCCATATGATTTAATTCGCTTGTATCTAGCCTGCCAAAACAGAGAATTTGATATGGCCATAGGATCCAGGTATATTACCGGAGTGAATGTGGTCAATTGGCCTATAGGAAGAGTTTTGATGTCCTATTTTGCCAGTGTTTACGTTAAATTCATTACAGGTCTGCCGATCAAAGATGCTACTGCAGGTTTTAAATGTTACCACAGATCTGTATTGGAAGGCATTAATTTAAAAGAGGTGAAATTCATTGGATATGCCTTCCAGATTGAAATGAAATTTACCGCCTGGAAATTAGGCTTCAAACTAATAGAAGTCCCGATCATCTTCACGGATCGTACCAAAGGCACTTCCAAAATGAGCTCAGGAATATTTAAAGAAGCTGTTTTTGGAGTAATTTGGATGAAAATTAAAAGTATTTTTTCTCCTTACCGGCTCAATCAAAGCGAATCGATTTGA